One genomic segment of Procambarus clarkii isolate CNS0578487 chromosome 34, FALCON_Pclarkii_2.0, whole genome shotgun sequence includes these proteins:
- the LOC123761951 gene encoding collagen alpha-1(II) chain-like, whose protein sequence is MPTAQRCPHGPEVPTVQRCPRPRGAPTAQRCPHGPEVPHGPEVPPRPRGAPTAQRCPHGPEVPPRPRGAPTAQWCPHGPVVPPTAQWCPPRPSGAPHGPVVPPTAQRCPPRPRGAPHGPEVPPTAQRCPPRPRGAPHGPEVPPTAQRCPPRPRGAPHGPEVPPTAQRCPPRPRGAPHGPEVPPTAQRCPPRPRGAPHGPEVPPRPRGAPHGPEVPPTAQRCPPRPRGAPHGPEVPPTAQRCPPRPRGAPHGPEVPPHGPDVPHGPDVPHGPDVPHGPDVPHGPDVPHGLEVPHGPDVPHGPDVPHGPDVPHGPDVPHGPDVPHGPDVPHGPDVPHGPDVSHGPDVSHGPDVSHGPDVSHGPDVSHGPDVPHGPDVPHGPDVPHGPDVSHGPDVSHGPDVSHGPDVSHGPDVPHGPDVSHGPDVPHGPDVPHGPDVSHGPDVPHGPDVPHGQDVSHGPDVSHGPDVSHGPDVSHGPDVSHGPDVSHGPDVPHGPDVSHGPDVSHGPDVLHGPDVSHGPDVSHGPDVSHGPDVPHGPDVSHGPDVPHGPDVPHGPDVPHGPDVPHGPDVPHGPDVPHGPDVPPTAQTCPPRPRRAPRPRRAPRPRRAPRPRRAPRPRRAPTAQTCRG, encoded by the coding sequence ATGCCCACGGCCCAGAGGTGCCCCCACGGCCCAGAGGTGCCCACGGTCCAGAGGTGCCCACGGCCCAGAGGTGCCCCCACGGCCCAGAGGTGCCCCCACGGCCCAGAGGTGCCCCACGGCCCAGAGGTGCCCCCACGGCCCAGAGGTGCCCCCACGGCCCAGAGGTGCCCCCACGGCCCAGAGGTGCCCCCACGGCCCAGAGGTGCCCCCACGGCCCAGTGGTGCCCCCACGGCCCAGTGGTGCCCCCCACGGCCCAGTGGTGCCCCCCACGGCCCAGTGGTGCCCCCCACGGCCCAGTGGTGCCCCCCACGGCCCAAAGGTGCCCCCCACGGCCCAGAGGTGCCCCCCACGGCCCAGAGGTGCCCCCCACGGCCCAGAGGTGCCCCCCACGGCCCAGAGGTGCCCCCCACGGCCCAGAGGTGCCCCCCACGGCCCAGAGGTGCCCCCCACGGCCCAGAGGTGCCCCCCACGGCCCAGAGGTGCCCCCCACGGCCCAGAGGTGCCCCCCACGGCCCAGAGGTGCCCCCCACGGCCCAGAGGTGCCCCCCACGGCCCAGAGGTGCCCCCCACGGCCCAGAGGTGCCCCCCACGGCCCAGAGGTGCCCCCACGGCCCAGAGGTGCCCCCCACGGCCCAGAGGTGCCCCCCACGGCCCAGAGGTGCCCCCCACGGCCCAGAGGTGCCCCCCACGGCCCAGAGGTGCCCCCCACGGCCCAGAGGTGCCCCCCACGGCCCAGAGGTGCCCCCCACGGCCCAGAGGTGCCCCCCCACGGCCCAGACGTGCCCCACGGTCCAGACGTGCCCCACGGTCCAGACGTGCCCCACGGTCCAGACGTGCCCCACGGTCCAGACGTGCCCCACGGTCTAGAGGTGCCCCACGGTCCAGACGTGCCCCACGGTCCAGACGTGCCCCACGGTCCAGACGTGCCCCACGGTCCAGACGTGCCCCACGGTCCAGACGTGCCCCACGGTCCAGACGTGCCCCACGGTCCAGACGTGCCCCACGGTCCAGACGTGTCCCACGGCCCAGACGTGTCCCACGGTCCAGACGTGTCCCACGGTCCAGACGTGTCCCACGGTCCAGACGTGTCCCACGGTCCAGACGTGCCCCACGGTCCAGACGTGCCCCACGGTCCAGACGTGCCCCACGGTCCAGACGTGTCCCACGGTCCAGACGTGTCCCACGGTCCAGACGTGTCCCACGGTCCAGACGTGTCCCACGGTCCAGACGTGCCCCACGGTCCAGACGTGTCCCACGGTCCAGACGTGCCCCACGGCCCAGACGTGCCCCACGGTCCAGACGTGTCCCACGGTCCAGACGTGCCCCACGGCCCAGACGTGCCCCACGGTCAAGACGTGTCCCACGGTCCAGACGTGTCCCACGGTCCAGACGTGTCCCACGGTCCAGACGTGTCCCACGGTCCAGACGTGTCCCACGGCCCAGACGTGTCCCACGGCCCAGACGTGCCCCACGGTCCAGACGTGTCCCACGGTCCAGACGTGTCCCACGGTCCAGACGTGCTCCACGGTCCAGACGTGTCCCACGGTCCAGACGTGTCCCACGGCCCAGACGTGTCCCACGGCCCAGACGTGCCCCACGGTCCAGACGTGTCCCACGGCCCAGACGTGCCCCACGGCCCAGACGTGCCCCACGGCCCAGACGTGCCCCACGGCCCAGACGTGCCCCACGGTCCAGACGTGCCCCACGGCCCAGACGTGCCCCACGGCCCAGACGTGCCCCCCACGGCCCAGACGTGCCCCCCACGGCCCAGACGTGCCCCACGGCCCAGACGTGCCCCACGGCCCAGACGTGCCCCACGGCCCAGACGTGCCCCACGGCCCAGACGTGCCCCCACGGCCCAGACGTGCCGTGGATAG